One region of Termitidicoccus mucosus genomic DNA includes:
- a CDS encoding ABC transporter ATP-binding protein, with protein MIAATTSIPEVSPAVPPPAVEIAICAEHISKAYRIWRNPAARLKHPLLQMLGGILPRPLHPAALRRRIGDARATPYYSDFYALNDVSLTVHRGESVAIIGRNGSGKSTLLQILAGTLQPTMGSLQVNGRVAALLELGSGFNPEFTGRENVFLNASILGLTRAQTEQRFDDIAAFADIGDFIDQPVKTYSSGMMMRLAFAVIAHVDADILIVDEALAVGDVFFVQKCMRFIHDFQGRGTLLLVTHDTSAATALCQRALWLHRGESKGTGSAKDIAEKYLEATYAEKQGVVLFQDKSSRPRQKHVQVVTKDQRLKFLNESNLRNDIRIFEFDANSKAFGAGNATIENVALLDAETESPLLYCVGGESVIIQIKASAHAPLDRPIIGFFLKNKHGQILFGDNTYITYLKESLHVSVRQTIEARFQFQMPYLPTGSYTITAAIATGEESDHIQQHWLHDALAFESQSSHTSGGLIGLPMQSIHMAIHN; from the coding sequence ATGATTGCCGCAACCACCAGTATTCCCGAAGTTTCGCCAGCGGTACCACCGCCCGCCGTGGAAATCGCGATCTGCGCCGAGCATATCTCGAAAGCCTACCGCATCTGGCGCAATCCTGCCGCCCGCCTGAAACATCCGCTTCTGCAGATGCTCGGCGGCATTCTTCCCCGTCCATTGCACCCGGCCGCTCTTCGCCGGCGCATCGGCGACGCGCGCGCGACCCCCTATTACAGTGACTTCTATGCGCTCAACGACGTGAGCCTGACCGTGCACCGCGGCGAATCTGTCGCCATCATCGGCCGCAACGGTTCCGGCAAAAGCACCCTCCTGCAAATTCTCGCCGGCACGCTCCAACCCACCATGGGCAGCCTTCAGGTCAACGGCCGCGTGGCCGCGCTCCTGGAACTCGGCTCCGGCTTCAACCCCGAGTTTACCGGGCGGGAAAACGTGTTTCTCAACGCCAGCATCCTCGGACTGACCCGTGCGCAGACCGAGCAACGCTTCGACGACATCGCGGCCTTTGCCGACATCGGCGACTTCATCGACCAGCCGGTCAAGACCTACTCCAGCGGCATGATGATGCGCCTCGCCTTCGCCGTCATCGCGCACGTGGACGCGGACATCCTGATCGTGGACGAGGCTCTAGCCGTGGGGGATGTGTTTTTTGTGCAGAAATGCATGCGCTTTATCCATGATTTCCAAGGCCGCGGCACCCTGCTCCTCGTCACCCACGACACCTCCGCCGCCACCGCCCTGTGCCAGCGCGCGCTCTGGCTGCACCGCGGCGAGAGCAAGGGAACCGGCAGTGCCAAGGACATCGCGGAAAAGTATCTGGAAGCCACCTATGCCGAAAAACAAGGTGTCGTCCTGTTTCAGGACAAATCCAGCCGTCCGCGCCAAAAACATGTCCAAGTGGTTACAAAGGATCAGCGGTTGAAATTCCTCAACGAATCCAACCTTCGGAATGACATTAGGATATTCGAGTTTGATGCCAACTCCAAGGCTTTTGGCGCAGGCAATGCCACCATCGAAAATGTCGCCCTGCTGGATGCCGAAACCGAATCTCCGCTGTTATACTGTGTCGGTGGAGAATCTGTGATTATTCAGATCAAGGCGAGCGCGCACGCACCGCTGGACCGACCCATTATTGGTTTTTTTCTAAAAAACAAACACGGACAGATTCTATTTGGCGACAATACCTATATCACGTATCTTAAGGAATCGCTGCATGTCTCTGTCCGGCAAACCATCGAAGCCCGGTTCCAATTCCAGATGCCCTATCTTCCGACAGGCAGCTACACGATCACAGCAGCGATCGCCACCGGCGAGGAGTCCGATCATATTCAGCAGCACTGGCTCCACGACGCGCTCGCATTCGAGTCGCAGTCCAGCCACACCTCGGGCGGCTTGATAGGATTACCGATGCAGTCGATACATATGGCCATTCATAACTAG
- a CDS encoding TylF/MycF/NovP-related O-methyltransferase, which translates to MRLFGDFFKRGLRLDSAQKAYLAMLKAMILNNVYYHGPHLREGTVWPDHPALSMVGEKRLNNVEELTLKCLSDNVPGDFIEAGIWKGGVVALMAGILKITGTTRRKVFGVDSFEGIPPAKPDIYPADAAHVGCENLDILKKNSLEEVTVYLDQLGLSFPYTQLIKGWFSDILPGLAATHQFALVRIDGDTYESTFQALEALGPAVSRGGYIIIDDYYSWEGCRKATEDYRICHNITASLVQIDWTGVYWQTSR; encoded by the coding sequence ATGCGTTTATTTGGTGATTTTTTTAAAAGAGGTCTCCGCCTTGATTCAGCCCAGAAAGCCTACCTCGCCATGCTCAAGGCCATGATATTAAATAATGTATATTATCATGGCCCTCATCTGCGCGAGGGCACCGTATGGCCTGACCATCCGGCACTTAGCATGGTCGGTGAAAAACGCCTTAATAATGTCGAGGAACTCACACTGAAATGCCTCTCCGACAATGTGCCTGGCGACTTCATCGAAGCCGGGATATGGAAAGGTGGCGTGGTGGCCCTCATGGCGGGAATCCTAAAAATAACTGGAACCACGCGCCGAAAAGTTTTTGGGGTAGATTCCTTTGAGGGCATTCCTCCCGCCAAGCCGGACATTTATCCCGCCGACGCTGCACATGTGGGATGCGAGAATTTGGACATTCTGAAAAAGAATTCCCTGGAAGAGGTGACCGTGTATCTAGATCAGCTTGGATTGAGTTTCCCTTATACACAACTCATAAAAGGCTGGTTTTCAGACATATTGCCCGGACTGGCGGCCACGCATCAATTTGCCCTCGTGCGCATCGATGGAGATACCTATGAATCCACGTTTCAGGCGTTGGAGGCGCTTGGCCCTGCCGTTTCCCGCGGTGGCTACATCATCATTGATGATTATTACTCATGGGAGGGCTGCCGGAAGGCGACCGAGGACTATCGCATCTGTCACAATATCACTGCCTCGCTGGTCCAGATCGACTGGACCGGAGTTTACTGGCAGACTTCTCGCTAG
- a CDS encoding sugar nucleotide-binding protein — translation MIYLLGGSGYVGQAYQQLLATKGIPFKNLRRAELDYTDAATLAAALKADRPDFLINAAGYTGKPNVDACELHKAECLFGNAVLPGRIADACEAAGVPWGHVSSGCIYTGARADDSGFTEDDAPNFTFRQNNCSFYSGTKALGEEVLAGRPNVYIWRLRIPFDNINNPRNYLTKLMRYERLLEAANSISQLHEFAAATFACREKRIPFGTYNVTNPGHITTREVVGLIRESGVCPKEYRFFADENEFMQIAAKTPRSNCIMSSAKLAAVGIWMTPVRDALREALKSWK, via the coding sequence ATGATCTACCTACTCGGCGGCTCCGGTTATGTCGGCCAGGCCTACCAGCAACTCCTCGCAACCAAGGGGATTCCTTTCAAGAATCTGCGGCGCGCGGAGCTTGATTATACGGATGCCGCCACGCTCGCGGCCGCGCTCAAGGCCGACCGCCCGGATTTTCTCATCAACGCCGCCGGCTACACCGGCAAGCCGAACGTCGATGCCTGCGAGCTCCACAAGGCCGAATGTCTTTTCGGCAACGCCGTTCTCCCCGGCCGCATCGCCGATGCCTGCGAGGCCGCTGGCGTGCCCTGGGGCCACGTTTCGTCCGGCTGCATCTACACCGGCGCGCGCGCGGACGACTCCGGCTTCACGGAGGACGACGCGCCCAATTTCACCTTTCGCCAGAACAACTGCAGCTTCTATTCCGGCACCAAGGCGCTCGGCGAGGAGGTGCTCGCGGGCCGTCCGAATGTATATATCTGGCGCCTTCGCATCCCCTTTGATAATATAAACAACCCGCGCAATTATCTCACCAAGCTGATGCGCTACGAGCGTCTGCTCGAGGCGGCCAATTCCATCTCGCAGCTCCATGAATTTGCCGCCGCCACGTTCGCCTGCCGGGAAAAGCGCATCCCGTTCGGCACATACAATGTCACCAATCCCGGGCACATCACGACCCGCGAGGTGGTCGGCCTCATCCGCGAGAGCGGCGTTTGCCCTAAAGAATACCGGTTCTTCGCCGATGAGAATGAGTTCATGCAAATCGCCGCCAAGACACCGCGTTCAAATTGCATCATGTCCTCGGCCAAGCTCGCCGCCGTCGGCATCTGGATGACGCCCGTCCGCGACGCCCTGCGCGAAGCGCTGAAAAGCTGGAAATAA
- the rfbB gene encoding dTDP-glucose 4,6-dehydratase, with the protein MNILVTGGCGFIGSNFIRQRLAEAGSPLRRLVNLDALTYAGNPANLSGPDADPRYHFAHGSIADEKLISHLLEEHEVDAVINFAAESHVDRSIDSPEPFIQTNVVGTLRLLNAARRHWNALPASRRAGFRFLHVSTDEVYGTLVPGDPAFTEETPCAPNSPYSASKAASDHLVRAYHHTYGLPVLTTNCSNNYGPYHFPEKLIPLMILNALDGKPLPVYGDGMQIRDWLYVEDHAAAIWLVLQKGRTGETYNIGGLNEQPNINIVKSICALLDRKCPRPGGKSYAEQITHVADRPGHDRRYAIDCEKIRRELGWQPRETFATGLEKTVDWYLANRAWAGEITAKKYNRQRLGVAG; encoded by the coding sequence ATGAACATACTCGTTACAGGCGGTTGTGGTTTTATCGGCAGCAATTTTATCCGGCAGCGTCTGGCGGAGGCCGGATCGCCGCTGCGCAGGCTCGTCAATCTCGACGCGCTCACCTACGCCGGCAATCCCGCCAACCTGTCCGGCCCCGACGCCGACCCGCGCTATCACTTTGCGCACGGCAGCATCGCCGACGAAAAGCTCATTTCTCACCTGCTGGAGGAACACGAAGTCGACGCGGTGATAAACTTCGCGGCCGAAAGCCACGTCGATCGCTCCATCGACAGCCCGGAGCCTTTTATACAGACCAATGTCGTCGGCACGCTCCGCCTGCTCAACGCCGCGCGTCGCCACTGGAACGCGCTGCCTGCGTCCCGCCGTGCCGGGTTCCGCTTCCTGCACGTCTCCACCGACGAAGTTTACGGCACCCTCGTGCCCGGCGATCCCGCGTTCACCGAGGAGACGCCCTGCGCGCCCAACTCCCCCTATTCCGCCAGCAAGGCCGCCAGCGACCACCTCGTCCGCGCCTATCATCACACCTATGGCCTGCCGGTGCTCACGACCAACTGCTCCAACAATTACGGACCGTATCATTTCCCCGAAAAACTCATTCCCCTGATGATCCTCAACGCGCTCGACGGGAAACCGCTTCCTGTCTATGGCGACGGCATGCAGATCCGCGACTGGCTGTATGTGGAGGATCATGCGGCCGCCATCTGGCTTGTCCTGCAAAAAGGCCGCACGGGTGAAACCTATAACATTGGAGGCCTCAACGAGCAGCCGAATATAAACATTGTCAAAAGCATCTGCGCGCTCCTCGATCGCAAATGCCCGCGACCCGGCGGCAAATCCTACGCGGAACAGATCACCCATGTGGCCGACCGCCCCGGGCATGACCGGCGCTATGCGATCGACTGCGAAAAAATCCGGCGAGAACTCGGCTGGCAGCCAAGGGAGACGTTTGCCACCGGCCTTGAAAAAACGGTGGATTGGTATCTCGCCAACCGCGCCTGGGCCGGCGAGATCACCGCGAAAAAATACAACCGGCAACGCCTGGGCGTTGCCGGTTGA
- a CDS encoding GbsR/MarR family transcriptional regulator, with the protein MMNAQASETNSTVDSAAAASSNLTQLSELEREIIAYWVRVATQLGYPRSVGEIFGVVFLSGEPVNADDLVARLGISRSGAGQGLKALLDIGAIKSVHSIANRREHFQMQSDLGVLVKQFLNVRVFPQLEELGRQRSALTAAVAGTGNPHLIQRFDKLQRWQKKAAPLMAVLKTLTT; encoded by the coding sequence ATGATGAATGCCCAAGCCTCCGAGACAAATTCGACCGTGGATTCGGCTGCGGCTGCCTCGTCCAACCTGACGCAGTTGTCGGAGCTTGAGCGTGAAATCATCGCCTATTGGGTGAGGGTTGCCACGCAATTGGGCTATCCCCGCTCCGTGGGCGAGATCTTCGGCGTGGTGTTTCTGTCGGGCGAGCCGGTCAACGCGGATGACCTTGTGGCCCGGCTTGGCATCAGTCGCAGCGGGGCGGGGCAGGGGCTGAAAGCCCTGCTCGACATCGGCGCGATCAAGTCGGTGCACAGCATTGCGAACCGCCGGGAGCATTTTCAGATGCAGAGCGACCTCGGCGTGCTGGTGAAGCAATTCCTGAACGTCCGCGTCTTTCCGCAACTGGAGGAGCTTGGCCGCCAGCGCAGCGCGCTCACCGCTGCGGTGGCCGGGACGGGCAACCCGCACCTCATCCAGCGTTTCGACAAACTTCAGCGTTGGCAGAAAAAAGCCGCCCCGCTCATGGCCGTGCTGAAGACCCTCACCACATGA
- a CDS encoding class I SAM-dependent methyltransferase translates to MSAWSTFIHNEKRVIHKWKHYFPIYDVHFARYINRPCLLIEIGCGQGGSLQLWKSVLGPHAQIVGLDINPECRKFEEDQIAVRIGDQADNAFLSSIFDEFGIPDIVLDDGSHMMHDIHASFHFLYPRISPVGVYMVEDLHTAYWDEYGGGLRREGSFIETIKGLVDELNADHARGALAPTDFTRSTMSMHLYDSVCVFEKGRTLAKSAPQIGGQ, encoded by the coding sequence ATGAGCGCATGGAGCACATTTATCCACAACGAAAAACGCGTCATACATAAATGGAAGCACTACTTCCCAATTTATGACGTGCATTTTGCCAGATATATCAACAGACCGTGCCTGTTGATCGAAATCGGATGTGGGCAAGGAGGCTCGCTGCAGCTATGGAAGAGCGTCTTGGGACCGCATGCCCAGATCGTCGGGCTCGATATTAATCCGGAATGCAGGAAATTCGAAGAGGATCAGATTGCAGTAAGGATAGGGGATCAGGCGGACAATGCCTTCCTGTCTAGCATATTTGATGAATTTGGAATCCCCGATATTGTATTGGATGATGGAAGCCACATGATGCATGATATTCATGCGAGTTTTCACTTTCTGTACCCACGTATATCTCCTGTCGGTGTTTACATGGTGGAAGACCTGCACACGGCCTATTGGGACGAATACGGAGGTGGTCTCAGGCGGGAGGGCAGTTTTATCGAAACGATAAAAGGACTGGTAGATGAGTTGAATGCCGACCATGCCCGGGGGGCGCTCGCGCCGACGGACTTCACCCGGAGCACCATGAGTATGCATCTCTATGATTCTGTTTGCGTATTCGAGAAGGGACGCACTTTGGCAAAATCCGCGCCGCAGATTGGAGGCCAATGA
- a CDS encoding ABC transporter permease, which translates to MAKPVQSNFQLWWQFTCREVAVRHRGSHLGVAWTILTPLLEFAIYATVFGAIFGGRYGAIENETAADYALGVFLSLTLYRFVAEVLGIAPVIIVSQPNYVKKVVFPLHLLPLSAFSAISWRVAVSVLLFLVGLVVWGPGFSWQNLWLPLLIVPLLLLSLGLAWGLAALGVFLRDINQLTGALSLVLLYSSAVFYSASMVPEKSPLIWTFLRFNPLLHIVEDARRVMLWQLPPTAASLVYVWVVGIITCLLGYECFRRLRPAFADVL; encoded by the coding sequence ATGGCCAAGCCCGTGCAAAGCAACTTTCAACTTTGGTGGCAGTTCACCTGCCGCGAGGTCGCCGTGCGCCATCGCGGCAGCCATCTCGGCGTCGCGTGGACCATCCTCACGCCGCTGCTGGAGTTTGCCATCTATGCCACGGTTTTTGGCGCCATCTTCGGCGGACGTTATGGCGCGATCGAAAACGAGACCGCGGCCGATTACGCGCTCGGCGTGTTTCTCAGCCTCACACTGTATCGCTTTGTCGCGGAGGTGCTCGGCATCGCCCCGGTGATTATCGTTTCACAGCCGAATTATGTGAAAAAAGTGGTCTTCCCGCTCCATCTTCTGCCGCTCTCCGCGTTCAGCGCGATCTCATGGCGCGTGGCCGTGAGCGTGTTGCTTTTCCTCGTCGGACTCGTCGTCTGGGGCCCCGGCTTCTCCTGGCAGAATCTCTGGCTTCCCCTGTTGATCGTGCCGCTGCTGTTGCTTTCCCTCGGGCTCGCGTGGGGATTGGCTGCGCTCGGCGTGTTTTTGCGCGACATCAACCAATTAACCGGCGCGCTCTCGCTCGTGCTTTTGTATAGCAGTGCGGTGTTTTATTCGGCCTCGATGGTGCCCGAAAAAAGCCCGCTCATCTGGACCTTTCTCCGCTTTAATCCATTGCTGCACATCGTCGAGGATGCACGCCGGGTCATGCTCTGGCAGCTCCCGCCCACGGCGGCCTCGCTTGTGTATGTCTGGGTTGTCGGCATCATCACCTGCCTGCTCGGCTACGAATGCTTCCGTCGCCTCCGCCCCGCTTTTGCCGATGTGCTGTGA
- the rfbA gene encoding glucose-1-phosphate thymidylyltransferase RfbA has protein sequence MPNLQLKLPTSTASTTPRKGIVLAGGSGTRLYPLTIAVSKQLMPVYDKPMIYYPLSVLMFAGIREILVISTPQDLPLFKQLLGAGSQFGLAFSYAEQPSPDGLAQAFTIAADCGFLRDEPAALVLGDNLFYGHELAKSLQSVAARIEGATIFGYHVSDPSAYGVVEFAPDGRVLSLEEKPAAPKSNYAVPGLYFYDAGVVPLARSLKPSARGELEITDLNRLYLERGALRVELLGRGTAWLDTGTHDSLLEAAQFVSVIENRQGLKISCPEEIAWRQGWIDHDALAAQIARLGKSAYAAYLRGLLN, from the coding sequence ATGCCGAACCTTCAACTTAAACTTCCAACTTCAACTGCCAGCACAACGCCCAGAAAGGGCATTGTGCTGGCTGGCGGCTCGGGGACCCGGCTCTATCCCCTCACCATTGCGGTCTCCAAGCAGCTCATGCCGGTTTATGACAAGCCGATGATCTATTATCCGCTGTCCGTGCTCATGTTCGCCGGCATCCGCGAAATACTGGTCATCTCCACCCCGCAGGACCTGCCGCTGTTCAAACAACTCCTCGGCGCCGGTTCGCAATTCGGGCTCGCCTTCAGCTATGCCGAGCAACCCAGCCCCGACGGCCTGGCCCAGGCCTTCACCATCGCCGCCGATTGCGGTTTCCTGCGCGATGAACCGGCCGCGCTCGTGCTCGGCGACAACCTTTTCTACGGACACGAACTCGCCAAGTCCCTTCAGTCCGTTGCCGCACGCATCGAGGGCGCGACGATTTTCGGCTATCACGTCTCCGACCCAAGCGCCTACGGCGTCGTCGAGTTCGCCCCCGACGGACGCGTCCTTTCGCTTGAGGAGAAACCCGCCGCCCCGAAGTCAAACTACGCCGTGCCCGGCCTGTATTTCTACGATGCCGGCGTCGTGCCGCTCGCCCGCTCGCTCAAACCCTCCGCGCGGGGCGAGCTCGAAATCACCGACCTCAACCGCCTCTATCTCGAACGCGGAGCCCTGCGTGTCGAACTCCTCGGGCGCGGCACCGCCTGGCTCGACACCGGCACGCACGATTCGCTGCTTGAGGCGGCCCAGTTTGTCTCCGTCATCGAAAACCGCCAGGGTTTGAAAATCTCCTGCCCCGAGGAGATCGCATGGCGCCAAGGCTGGATTGACCACGACGCGCTCGCCGCCCAAATCGCCCGCCTCGGCAAGTCCGCCTACGCCGCCTACCTGCGCGGACTTCTCAATTAA
- a CDS encoding four helix bundle protein gives MNDTFEQLEVWRRSHALSIEIYRLLEQCRDWGFKDQITRSANSIPDNIAEGAERPGKAEYRQFIGYAKGSAGEARSQVMRAEALAYINAANSQRILQELREISRMLHGLYNSLM, from the coding sequence ATGAACGATACGTTTGAACAACTTGAAGTTTGGAGGCGTAGCCACGCTTTAAGCATCGAAATATATCGCTTGCTTGAGCAATGTCGCGACTGGGGGTTCAAAGACCAGATCACCCGGTCAGCCAATAGTATTCCGGACAACATTGCCGAAGGGGCGGAACGTCCAGGCAAGGCGGAATATCGTCAGTTTATCGGCTATGCCAAAGGCTCCGCCGGGGAAGCACGTTCCCAAGTCATGCGTGCCGAAGCCCTCGCTTACATCAATGCTGCCAACAGCCAGCGCATTCTCCAGGAACTCCGCGAGATATCCCGCATGCTTCATGGTCTTTATAATAGTTTAATGTGA
- a CDS encoding class I SAM-dependent methyltransferase, translated as MNPPNAESSINFGLAFVPRLMRPDKSAWVGHLPFAASLVHALRPRQVVELGTHWGDSFFTFCQAALELKLDCQCHAVDTWHGDPQAGQYGEEVYQFVEDHGKKYYPEMSSLLRKSFDEAVQGYDDGSIDLLHIDGLHIYDAVRHDFDAWYSKVRPGGIILFHDIAVRNDDFGVWRLWEEITKRYDECFSFSHCFGLGVLRKSDGNDGGPFFKKLFQGRCDLEIGDFLRAIFDQTSNLKILGNAFLEREKSLEVIRQRLIEIQGNIDTHYDHLVHNFESLLTSTEIKIAGLEQQISRQQDQIRQAQFIIERKDKQIQILTNETNEQRQYIQNLNQSINSLAIRYSRLSFLASQLQANPIKQGSYLQRINRAIRLRFEILGILPSKAKGSESVNCSLDPPSITKHVIEKISGKLFIASGRQILAVRARCKSLMWPGEWLSLETGSAGDCQTLAFIIPCSITIGKRLRIHLECLTWSGQWHAFHCLDSIADA; from the coding sequence ATGAATCCTCCCAATGCTGAATCTAGCATCAATTTCGGATTGGCATTTGTTCCTCGCCTGATGCGGCCCGATAAATCTGCTTGGGTGGGACACCTTCCTTTCGCGGCGTCCTTGGTACATGCACTCAGGCCACGGCAAGTCGTCGAACTGGGGACTCATTGGGGTGATTCTTTTTTTACTTTTTGCCAAGCAGCCCTAGAGTTGAAATTGGATTGTCAATGCCATGCGGTGGACACATGGCACGGCGACCCACAAGCAGGACAATACGGGGAAGAAGTATATCAATTTGTAGAAGACCATGGCAAGAAATATTACCCTGAGATGTCCAGCTTGTTAAGGAAATCATTTGATGAGGCAGTCCAAGGTTATGACGATGGCTCCATTGATCTATTGCATATTGATGGGCTTCATATCTACGATGCCGTAAGGCATGATTTTGATGCTTGGTATTCCAAGGTTCGTCCCGGGGGTATTATCCTTTTTCACGACATAGCAGTAAGAAACGATGACTTTGGTGTTTGGCGGCTCTGGGAAGAAATCACTAAGCGGTATGATGAGTGCTTTTCCTTTTCCCATTGCTTTGGGCTCGGTGTCTTAAGGAAGTCGGATGGCAATGATGGCGGCCCCTTTTTCAAAAAATTATTTCAAGGGAGATGCGATTTGGAAATCGGTGATTTTCTGAGGGCAATATTCGACCAAACTTCAAATCTGAAAATTTTAGGCAACGCGTTTCTGGAAAGAGAGAAATCACTAGAAGTTATACGACAACGGCTGATTGAGATTCAGGGGAATATTGATACCCATTATGATCATCTGGTGCATAATTTTGAGTCCTTGCTCACGTCCACGGAGATCAAGATAGCCGGATTGGAACAGCAAATCTCTCGACAGCAGGATCAGATCCGTCAAGCGCAGTTCATAATTGAGCGCAAAGATAAGCAGATACAAATACTAACCAATGAAACTAACGAACAGCGACAATATATCCAGAATCTGAACCAATCAATTAATAGTCTCGCTATTAGATATTCCCGGCTCTCTTTCCTCGCAAGTCAATTGCAGGCCAACCCGATCAAGCAAGGGTCATATTTGCAAAGGATTAATCGTGCTATTCGTTTGCGTTTTGAAATTCTAGGCATCCTGCCCTCTAAGGCTAAAGGCTCAGAATCCGTAAACTGCAGCTTGGATCCTCCTTCAATAACAAAACATGTAATAGAAAAAATCAGTGGCAAGTTGTTTATTGCAAGTGGCCGACAGATACTCGCAGTACGGGCGCGCTGCAAAAGTCTTATGTGGCCAGGAGAATGGCTGTCATTGGAAACAGGAAGTGCGGGCGATTGCCAAACGTTGGCATTTATCATTCCTTGTTCAATTACGATCGGAAAGCGATTACGTATACACCTCGAATGCCTCACCTGGAGTGGGCAGTGGCATGCATTCCACTGTCTTGATTCAATTGCTGACGCATAG
- a CDS encoding succinate CoA transferase, translating to MSNAFPVLTAAEAAALINHGSTIGVSGFTPAGAAKVVPKALAARARSEHEAGREFKVAIISGASTGDSLDGELARADAISWRTPYQSNKSLRESINAGRIHFFDMHLSHLAQQVRRGFLGKIDWAIVEACDITPEGEIVLSTSVGTSPTFLRQAERVIIELNRYHSPKLRGFHDIYEPLDPPFRKVIPLENCTDRIGSPVVKIDPKKIVAVVENNKPDEVGGFDPADELTNKIGANVAEFIANEIAVGRIPREFLPLQSGVGNIANAVLGALGANPDIPDFQMFSEVIQDSVIGLIRSGKCKFATGTSLTIAPALLQSIYADLEFFRPRLLLRPQEITNNPEMVRRLGIITVNTAIEVDIFGNVNSTHIMGTGLMNGIGGSGDFTRNAYISIFTCPSTAKGNKISTIVPFASHLDHSEHSVAVLITEQGVADLRGKSPAERSREIINKCAHPDFREPLTRYYESTKKGHTHASLAHAFSFHQQFMATGDMHGAHVA from the coding sequence ATGTCCAACGCATTCCCAGTCCTTACCGCGGCCGAGGCCGCAGCACTCATTAACCACGGGAGCACCATCGGTGTCAGTGGTTTCACGCCTGCCGGCGCGGCGAAAGTGGTGCCGAAAGCCCTTGCCGCCCGTGCCCGTTCGGAGCATGAGGCTGGACGCGAATTCAAGGTCGCCATCATTTCCGGCGCCTCGACCGGCGATTCGCTGGACGGCGAACTGGCCCGCGCCGACGCCATTTCCTGGCGCACCCCTTACCAGAGCAACAAGTCACTCCGCGAAAGCATCAACGCCGGACGCATCCACTTCTTCGACATGCACTTGTCACATCTCGCGCAACAGGTGCGACGCGGTTTTCTTGGCAAGATCGACTGGGCCATCGTCGAGGCCTGCGACATCACGCCGGAGGGTGAAATCGTGCTCAGCACCTCGGTCGGCACCTCGCCCACCTTCCTCCGCCAGGCCGAACGCGTCATCATCGAACTCAACCGCTACCACTCGCCCAAACTCCGCGGCTTCCACGACATCTACGAGCCCCTCGACCCGCCTTTCCGCAAGGTCATCCCACTGGAAAACTGCACCGACCGCATCGGCTCGCCCGTGGTCAAGATCGACCCGAAAAAAATCGTCGCCGTCGTCGAGAACAACAAACCCGACGAGGTCGGCGGCTTCGACCCGGCGGACGAATTGACCAACAAAATCGGCGCCAACGTCGCCGAATTCATCGCCAATGAGATCGCCGTCGGCCGCATCCCGCGCGAGTTTCTCCCGCTCCAGTCCGGCGTGGGCAACATCGCCAACGCCGTGCTCGGCGCGCTCGGCGCGAACCCCGACATCCCGGATTTCCAGATGTTTTCCGAGGTCATCCAGGATTCCGTCATCGGGCTCATCCGCTCGGGCAAATGCAAGTTCGCCACCGGCACCTCGCTCACCATCGCGCCCGCCCTGCTCCAGAGCATCTACGCGGACCTCGAGTTTTTCCGCCCGCGCCTCCTGCTCCGCCCGCAGGAAATCACCAACAATCCCGAGATGGTGCGCCGTCTGGGCATCATCACGGTGAACACGGCCATCGAGGTGGACATCTTCGGCAACGTGAACTCCACGCACATCATGGGCACCGGCCTGATGAACGGCATCGGCGGCTCGGGCGACTTCACGCGCAACGCCTACATCTCGATCTTCACCTGTCCGTCCACCGCGAAGGGCAACAAGATCAGCACCATCGTTCCCTTCGCGAGCCACCTCGACCACAGCGAGCACTCCGTGGCCGTGCTCATCACCGAGCAGGGCGTGGCCGACCTGCGCGGCAAATCGCCCGCCGAGCGCTCCCGCGAAATCATCAACAAGTGCGCGCATCCCGATTTCCGCGAACCGCTCACGCGCTACTACGAATCGACCAAGAAAGGCCACACGCACGCCTCGCTGGCGCACGCGTTTTCGTTCCACCAGCAATTCATGGCCACCGGCGACATGCACGGCGCGCATGTCGCATAA